From a single Erpetoichthys calabaricus chromosome 1, fErpCal1.3, whole genome shotgun sequence genomic region:
- the LOC114659026 gene encoding small integral membrane protein 30-like, producing the protein MASCSERSSWLLLFSLFLHSLFPAVAAFDGGDAVALLLGVTISVVGFCACLGWYARKRSGQL; encoded by the coding sequence ATGGCTTCTTGCTCGGAGCGCAGTAGCTGGTTGCtgcttttcagtttgtttttgcacTCTCTATTCCCTGCCGTGGCAGCGTTCGATGGGGGTGATGCGGTCGCTTTACTTTTGGGTGTCACGATATCTGTCGTTGGCTTCTGCGCCTGCTTGGGCTGGTACGCCCGCAAAAGAAGCGGACAGTTGTGA